Proteins encoded by one window of Streptomyces sp. ALI-76-A:
- a CDS encoding AfsR/SARP family transcriptional regulator gives MRVEFGVLGPVAAWDRTGEPRSLKGPRHRAVLARLLVARRRVVPVARLVEDLWGAEPPADAVGTVRTFVAGLRRSLEPERAPRTASRLLVTEGPGYALRADPDGVDAWRFERLVGSLAHVPPARAVAVLDDALALWRGPAYADCAGESWARAERSRLTELRLTAVERRAEAQIARGTATEAVPDLDAHVADHPWREDAWQLLALALYRSGRQADALSVLRRARRLLREHLGVDPGPRLARMEEDVLRHAAHLAPGPGGTAAQVWTEATAAYESVVPSRARTRLESTAGLMRDLAVTGGGGLEAARRHRVAAVAAAEQLGDPELTARVIGVYDVPAIWTRCDDPAQADRLVGAAERTLRLLPAGPHDAARARLLATVAVESRGTLPTDGPASGARALQAARQAEHLARRLGDASLLAFALNGLFMQTFETAGLAGRRDAIGTEILSLASRTSLVTYEVLGHLIRLQARCARSDLAGADRHATAADALAERHELPLVSVFTTWYRALRTALTAPLPAAASAYRDAAMTLDGAGMPGLESGLLPLALLCLHVRHDEPFDPGPRCDWGPYEPWARPLLLASEGREDEAVHLLGSVPAPPRDLLYEALWGLLAHTALRVGDHATMRRAHTALAPAAGELAGAGSGVLTLGPVSAYLDALTTALRHS, from the coding sequence GTGCGAGTGGAATTCGGCGTCCTGGGCCCCGTGGCCGCCTGGGACCGGACCGGCGAACCCCGCTCGCTCAAGGGCCCCAGGCATCGCGCCGTGCTGGCCCGCCTCCTCGTCGCCCGACGCCGGGTGGTGCCCGTCGCGCGCCTGGTGGAGGACCTGTGGGGGGCGGAACCTCCGGCCGACGCGGTGGGCACCGTGCGGACCTTCGTCGCCGGGCTGCGGCGGTCGCTGGAGCCGGAGCGCGCGCCGCGCACGGCGTCCCGGCTCCTGGTCACCGAGGGCCCGGGCTACGCCCTGCGGGCCGACCCCGACGGCGTCGACGCCTGGCGGTTCGAACGCCTCGTCGGCTCCCTCGCGCACGTCCCGCCCGCCCGGGCCGTGGCCGTCCTCGACGACGCCCTGGCCCTGTGGCGGGGCCCCGCCTACGCCGACTGCGCCGGGGAATCCTGGGCGCGCGCCGAACGCTCCCGGCTCACGGAGCTTCGGCTGACCGCCGTCGAACGCCGCGCCGAGGCACAGATCGCGCGGGGAACCGCCACCGAGGCGGTCCCGGACCTGGACGCCCACGTGGCGGACCACCCCTGGCGGGAGGACGCCTGGCAGCTGCTCGCCCTCGCCCTGTACCGGTCCGGACGCCAGGCCGACGCCCTGTCCGTCCTGCGCCGCGCCCGGCGACTGCTCCGCGAGCACCTCGGTGTCGACCCGGGACCACGGCTGGCCCGCATGGAGGAGGACGTCCTGCGCCACGCGGCCCACCTCGCCCCCGGTCCGGGAGGCACCGCGGCCCAGGTGTGGACGGAGGCGACCGCGGCGTACGAGAGTGTCGTCCCCTCCCGTGCGCGCACCCGCCTGGAGTCGACGGCGGGCCTGATGCGTGATCTGGCGGTGACCGGCGGCGGGGGCCTGGAAGCGGCCCGGCGGCACCGGGTGGCCGCCGTGGCCGCCGCGGAACAGCTGGGCGACCCGGAACTCACCGCCCGCGTCATCGGCGTCTACGACGTGCCCGCGATCTGGACCCGCTGCGACGACCCTGCCCAGGCCGACCGGCTCGTCGGGGCGGCCGAGCGGACGCTGCGCCTGCTGCCCGCCGGCCCGCACGACGCGGCCAGGGCCCGGCTGCTCGCCACCGTCGCGGTGGAGTCCCGGGGCACGCTGCCCACCGACGGACCCGCCTCCGGTGCCCGCGCCCTCCAGGCGGCACGGCAGGCGGAACACCTCGCCCGCCGGCTCGGTGACGCCTCGCTGCTCGCGTTCGCGCTGAACGGGCTGTTCATGCAGACCTTCGAGACCGCCGGCCTGGCCGGCCGCCGCGACGCCATCGGCACCGAGATCCTCTCCCTCGCCTCGCGCACCAGCCTGGTGACGTACGAGGTGCTCGGCCACCTGATCCGGCTCCAGGCCCGGTGCGCCCGGTCCGACCTCGCCGGAGCCGACCGGCACGCCACGGCCGCCGACGCGCTGGCCGAGCGCCACGAACTCCCCCTGGTGTCCGTCTTCACCACGTGGTACCGCGCGCTGCGCACGGCGCTGACGGCGCCCCTGCCCGCCGCCGCGTCCGCCTACCGCGACGCCGCCATGACCCTGGACGGCGCCGGAATGCCCGGCCTGGAGTCCGGACTGCTGCCGCTGGCCCTGCTGTGCCTGCACGTGCGCCACGACGAGCCCTTCGACCCCGGTCCGCGCTGCGACTGGGGTCCGTACGAGCCGTGGGCGCGCCCGCTGCTGCTGGCGTCCGAGGGCCGGGAGGACGAGGCCGTACACCTGCTCGGGTCCGTGCCCGCCCCGCCGCGCGACCTGCTGTACGAGGCCCTGTGGGGGCTCCTCGCGCACACGGCGCTCCGGGTCGGCGACCACGCCACGATGCGACGGGCGCACACCGCGCTCGCACCGGCCGCGGGCGAACTCGCCGGCGCCGGCAGCGGTGTGCTGACCCTCGGCCCGGTCTCCGCGTACCTGGACGCGCTCACCACCGCACTGCGGCATTCCTAG
- a CDS encoding alpha/beta hydrolase: MHPTLTGFDYRRVDVAEGVALNVAVAGTGRPVVLLHGFPQTHLMWRHVAADLATDHTVICPDLRGYGDSDKPREDGPQTYAKRTMAADIVTLARRLGHERFALAGHDRGALVAFRAGLDHPAAISHLACLDVLPTLDMWDALRGTTAAVGFHLYLMAQPPGLPEWMITATADAFFGHFLDQWAGDPRAVPAEVRAAYLRACREAVPSIVADYRASAGVDVEHDTADRAAGNRLAMPVTVLQQDWGAALGYDAAALWRSWAPDLRHSTVSLGHFMAEESPTDVVKALRDLLAR, from the coding sequence GTGCACCCCACCCTCACCGGATTCGACTACCGCCGCGTGGACGTCGCCGAAGGTGTCGCCCTGAACGTGGCCGTCGCGGGCACCGGCAGGCCGGTCGTGCTGCTGCACGGCTTCCCGCAGACCCACCTGATGTGGCGCCACGTCGCCGCCGACCTCGCGACCGACCACACCGTCATCTGCCCCGACCTGCGGGGCTACGGCGACAGCGACAAGCCGCGGGAGGACGGTCCGCAGACCTACGCGAAGCGGACGATGGCCGCCGACATCGTCACCCTCGCCCGGCGGCTGGGGCACGAGCGGTTCGCGCTGGCCGGTCATGACCGGGGGGCGCTGGTGGCGTTCCGGGCGGGCCTGGACCATCCCGCCGCGATCAGCCATCTGGCCTGTCTGGACGTCCTGCCGACCCTCGACATGTGGGACGCCCTGCGCGGCACCACGGCCGCGGTCGGCTTCCACCTCTACCTCATGGCGCAGCCGCCCGGCCTCCCGGAGTGGATGATCACGGCCACCGCGGACGCCTTCTTCGGCCACTTCCTCGACCAGTGGGCCGGCGATCCGCGTGCGGTCCCCGCCGAGGTCCGCGCGGCCTATCTGCGCGCCTGCCGCGAGGCGGTGCCGTCGATCGTCGCCGACTACCGGGCCTCGGCGGGCGTCGACGTCGAGCACGACACGGCCGACCGCGCCGCCGGGAACCGGCTGGCCATGCCCGTGACGGTGCTCCAGCAGGACTGGGGCGCGGCGCTCGGGTACGACGCCGCCGCCCTGTGGCGGTCCTGGGCACCGGATCTGCGGCACTCGACCGTGTCCCTGGGACACTTCATGGCCGAGGAGTCCCCGACGGACGTCGTCAAGGCGCTGCGCGACCTGCTGGCGCGCTAG
- a CDS encoding helix-turn-helix domain-containing protein has product MAGREERDPRTGVTSGVEADWAQELLDHLRPTGRDVRRVVAWLAGSVRGTASLRDESGAVLAGTPVEVDENLLADLVTGRLASASWEGQGRHLRLVRVQRPHPATAGVLAVSRPAPFDRRASEIVLHTAQVVELLLRARETAAAGRRLRRAAADLRLAILQLLMVEDTDSARRVAAGLWPGLLDTDTACVYVLEGGAEERDRLAEECLDATREQALVVRCPAVDEHVIVVTPGEAAGAALRSLVDGHPGTFLGGSVRQSLARTATAYGQAVSALAVARFRPDKAAVYAERTHPERLMDPAALRDWTARVLRPLDTLAHHTRAELLSTTRLGLEFTAVSAAKVLGVSRNTVRARMERVEDLLNTDFSDLTVRAAAHLALNTQVGLPEDPAGDTVPEPGSVRLVDLLAGPAVRAWAHDLLGRLDPDARDLRRTLRTWIAAGGNAERAAQALGMHAQTVREHVRSAEPVLERRLLAAGSDLYEVVLAHLAVGDLEPPVLGRTKQGHPDSPVHG; this is encoded by the coding sequence GTGGCTGGGCGGGAGGAAAGGGATCCTCGTACGGGGGTGACGAGCGGCGTGGAAGCGGACTGGGCGCAGGAACTGCTCGACCACCTGCGGCCGACCGGGCGGGACGTCCGCCGGGTCGTCGCCTGGCTCGCGGGCAGCGTACGGGGCACCGCCTCCCTGCGGGACGAGTCCGGCGCCGTCCTCGCCGGCACCCCGGTCGAGGTGGACGAGAACCTGCTCGCGGATCTGGTCACCGGCCGCCTGGCCTCCGCCTCCTGGGAAGGACAGGGGCGCCATCTGCGCCTGGTGCGAGTGCAGCGTCCGCATCCGGCCACGGCCGGCGTGCTCGCCGTGTCGCGTCCGGCTCCGTTCGACCGGCGTGCCTCCGAGATCGTGCTGCACACCGCCCAGGTCGTGGAACTGCTGCTGCGGGCCCGTGAGACGGCGGCGGCAGGCCGGCGTCTGCGGCGGGCGGCCGCCGATCTGCGGCTGGCGATCCTGCAACTGCTGATGGTGGAGGACACCGACTCGGCACGCCGGGTCGCCGCGGGCCTGTGGCCGGGCCTGCTCGACACGGACACGGCCTGCGTCTACGTCCTGGAAGGCGGCGCCGAGGAACGCGACCGGCTCGCCGAGGAGTGCCTCGACGCGACGCGGGAGCAGGCCCTGGTCGTGCGCTGCCCGGCCGTGGACGAGCACGTGATCGTCGTCACCCCCGGCGAGGCGGCGGGAGCGGCCCTGCGCTCCCTGGTCGACGGGCACCCGGGCACGTTCCTCGGCGGCAGTGTCCGGCAGAGCCTCGCCCGTACCGCCACCGCCTACGGGCAGGCCGTCAGCGCGCTCGCCGTCGCCCGTTTCCGGCCGGACAAGGCGGCCGTCTACGCCGAACGCACCCATCCCGAACGCCTGATGGACCCGGCCGCGCTCCGCGACTGGACGGCCCGCGTGCTGCGTCCGCTCGACACCCTCGCGCACCACACCCGCGCCGAACTGCTCTCGACCACCCGGCTGGGCCTGGAGTTCACCGCCGTCAGCGCGGCCAAGGTCCTCGGCGTGAGCCGCAACACCGTGCGCGCCCGCATGGAACGGGTGGAAGACCTGCTGAACACGGACTTCTCCGACCTGACGGTCCGTGCCGCCGCCCATCTCGCCCTCAACACCCAGGTGGGTCTCCCGGAGGATCCGGCCGGGGACACCGTGCCGGAGCCGGGTTCCGTCCGGCTCGTCGACCTGCTGGCCGGGCCCGCCGTACGGGCCTGGGCGCACGACCTGCTGGGACGGCTGGACCCGGACGCCCGCGACCTGCGCCGCACCCTGCGGACCTGGATCGCCGCGGGCGGCAACGCCGAACGGGCCGCGCAGGCCCTCGGCATGCACGCCCAGACCGTGCGCGAACACGTCCGCAGCGCTGAACCCGTGCTGGAACGCCGACTGCTCGCCGCCGGCAGTGATCTCTACGAGGTCGTCCTCGCGCATCTGGCGGTCGGTGACCTCGAACCGCCCGTCCTCGGCCGGACGAAACAGGGTCATCCGGACTCACCTGTGCACGGGTGA
- a CDS encoding GNAT family N-acetyltransferase: protein MDITAVRLAAPATPTAPALRLRPWCPGDAAGLAAVFRDDGPLRRWVTDAPHDEAGALRWVRERRRLWESGECFSFAVVETHDGTAVGRPSGHVVLKRGAPGGVSAEVGYWTAAHARGRGIAPRALRALTDWAFTARPAGEVTRLDLLHQVDNTASCRVADKCGYTFSALLPAAPPAFPLDGHRHVRVR, encoded by the coding sequence ATGGACATCACCGCCGTACGACTGGCAGCCCCCGCCACACCGACCGCTCCCGCGCTCCGGCTGCGGCCGTGGTGTCCGGGGGACGCGGCCGGCCTGGCCGCGGTCTTCCGCGACGACGGGCCGCTGCGGCGGTGGGTCACGGACGCCCCGCACGACGAGGCCGGCGCGCTGCGGTGGGTGCGGGAGCGGCGACGGCTCTGGGAGAGCGGTGAGTGCTTCTCCTTCGCGGTGGTCGAGACCCACGACGGTACGGCCGTCGGGCGGCCGTCGGGCCACGTCGTCCTCAAACGCGGGGCGCCCGGCGGTGTGTCGGCCGAGGTCGGCTACTGGACCGCGGCCCACGCGCGGGGCCGGGGCATCGCTCCCCGGGCGCTCCGGGCGCTGACGGACTGGGCCTTCACGGCCCGCCCGGCGGGCGAGGTGACCCGGCTCGACCTGCTGCACCAGGTGGACAACACCGCGTCCTGCCGGGTCGCGGACAAGTGCGGGTACACGTTCAGCGCGCTGCTTCCGGCCGCGCCGCCCGCGTTCCCGCTCGACGGCCACCGGCACGTGCGGGTGCGGTGA
- a CDS encoding L-threonylcarbamoyladenylate synthase, which yields MAKYFDVHPDNPQPRTIAQVADSVRSGALIAYPTDSCYALGCRLGSRDGIDRIRTIRRLDDRHHFTLVCQDFAQLGQFVRIDNDVFRAIKASTPGSYTFILPATKEVPRMLQHPKKKTVGVRIPDHVVTQALLTELGEPLLSSTLLLPDEDEPMTQGWEIKDRLDHVLDAVVDSGDCGTEPTTVIDFSGGEAEIVRKGAGDVSRFE from the coding sequence ATGGCGAAGTACTTCGACGTGCACCCCGACAACCCGCAGCCGCGCACCATCGCGCAGGTCGCCGACAGTGTCCGTTCGGGTGCGCTCATCGCGTATCCGACGGACTCCTGCTACGCCCTGGGCTGCCGGCTCGGCAGCCGTGACGGCATCGACCGGATCCGGACCATCCGCCGGCTGGACGACCGTCACCACTTCACCCTCGTCTGCCAGGACTTCGCGCAGCTCGGTCAGTTCGTACGGATCGACAACGACGTGTTCCGCGCGATCAAGGCGTCGACCCCGGGCAGCTACACGTTCATCCTGCCCGCGACGAAGGAGGTGCCGCGCATGCTCCAGCACCCCAAGAAGAAGACGGTCGGCGTCCGCATCCCCGACCACGTCGTCACCCAGGCGCTGCTCACCGAGCTCGGCGAGCCGCTGTTGTCCAGCACGCTGCTGCTGCCCGACGAGGACGAGCCGATGACCCAGGGCTGGGAGATCAAGGACCGGCTCGACCACGTGCTGGACGCGGTGGTCGACTCCGGGGACTGCGGCACCGAGCCGACGACGGTCATCGACTTCTCCGGCGGCGAGGCCGAGATCGTACGGAAGGGCGCGGGCGACGTCTCACGGTTCGAGTAG
- a CDS encoding MHYT domain-containing protein, protein MEGTVDGFRYGAVTPVAAYLMACLGGALGLRCIVRTLLGSPSHKPGWLALGAASIGSGIWTMHFIAMIGFKVEETRVRYDAGLTVLSLAVAIVVVGIGVFIVGYRGADRTTLGTAGVITGLGVAAMHYLGMAAMHINGDFRYDPLVVALSVAIAVVAATAALWAAVSVRGFLTSLGASLIMGVAVSGMHYTGMAAVSVHVHDSGNGTWAGDSPTSLLLPMLLGPVIFLVLAGVVVMFDPLLVLGDGDWSRGTRSSGGGVPDAPAGPPPAAQHRSLFDAVTGSVRRDVPGGSAPGHRPPRGPHPDAPRTRGR, encoded by the coding sequence ATGGAAGGCACGGTTGACGGGTTCCGCTATGGAGCGGTGACACCGGTCGCGGCGTACTTGATGGCGTGCCTGGGCGGTGCTCTGGGGCTGCGCTGCATCGTCCGCACCCTGCTGGGCTCGCCGTCGCACAAGCCCGGCTGGCTGGCGCTGGGCGCCGCCTCGATCGGGAGCGGCATCTGGACGATGCACTTCATCGCCATGATCGGCTTCAAGGTCGAGGAGACCCGGGTCCGCTACGACGCGGGCCTGACGGTGCTCAGCCTCGCCGTGGCGATCGTCGTCGTCGGCATCGGCGTGTTCATCGTCGGCTATCGCGGCGCCGACCGCACCACCCTGGGCACCGCGGGCGTGATCACCGGTCTCGGTGTCGCCGCCATGCACTACCTGGGCATGGCGGCCATGCACATCAACGGCGACTTCCGCTACGACCCGCTCGTCGTCGCGCTCTCCGTGGCCATCGCGGTCGTCGCCGCCACGGCGGCCCTGTGGGCGGCGGTCTCGGTCCGCGGCTTCCTGACCAGTCTCGGGGCCAGCCTGATCATGGGCGTGGCCGTGTCGGGGATGCACTACACGGGGATGGCCGCCGTCAGCGTCCATGTGCACGACAGCGGCAACGGCACCTGGGCGGGCGACTCGCCCACCTCGCTGCTCCTGCCCATGCTGCTGGGGCCGGTCATCTTCCTGGTGCTGGCGGGGGTGGTGGTGATGTTCGATCCCCTGCTGGTCCTGGGCGACGGCGACTGGAGCCGGGGCACGCGGTCCTCCGGCGGCGGCGTTCCGGACGCTCCGGCCGGACCGCCGCCCGCGGCTCAGCACCGTTCCCTCTTCGACGCGGTCACCGGTTCCGTACGGCGTGACGTACCCGGAGGGAGCGCGCCCGGCCACCGGCCGCCGCGCGGCCCGCACCCGGACGCCCCGCGAACACGCGGGCGCTAG
- a CDS encoding metallophosphoesterase, which translates to MSDSSRDTAEGAGWGTAERGAYQRLMPSETRKISWLDPRMLWAARNGVLASWFGDPTGRTRSRWVAQRAAAGAPPDKVIRRDDPDTFSFMVIGDTGEGDDPQYAVVPGFLKVGQDSRFAVLASDVIYPVGSADDYAGKFFRPYRDYPAPIYAIPGNHDWYEDLGAFMRVFCGDAPPLGPEPAPRPLTRAWLRSLLWHRPRPHDGRHLAAARWSRASQAQQAVQPGPYWAIDAGPVRIIGIDTGLLGTLDAEQGAWLREVSQGPRPKILITGAPLYVDGEHHPCAIEGGGTVDDVVRDPAHHYVAAIGGDIHNYQRYRVGDRTLQYVVAGGGGAFMHATHTIPHVSVADVTERDFRCYPLRGDSLAFYSRLYGRRLRLRRFFTLTEAEATAVIAERLGIPPTRTPGAPARVTRRTRLVASLLGAGGRPDRTSRLRLPVRKIYTQLFSPSSATYSPPFFKCFLRLDVTPEAVRLRCYAATGNRAQEIDPPVEDEVTIPLT; encoded by the coding sequence GTGTCTGACTCCTCACGCGATACCGCCGAAGGCGCCGGCTGGGGCACCGCGGAACGCGGCGCGTACCAGCGGCTGATGCCGTCCGAGACCCGGAAGATCTCCTGGCTGGACCCGAGGATGCTGTGGGCCGCCCGCAACGGCGTGCTCGCGTCCTGGTTCGGGGATCCCACGGGCCGTACCCGCAGCCGGTGGGTGGCGCAGCGCGCGGCGGCCGGCGCGCCCCCGGACAAGGTGATCCGGCGGGACGACCCGGACACGTTCTCCTTCATGGTCATCGGTGACACCGGCGAGGGGGACGACCCGCAGTACGCCGTCGTACCAGGGTTTCTGAAAGTCGGTCAGGACTCACGGTTCGCCGTCCTCGCGAGCGACGTGATCTACCCGGTGGGCAGCGCGGACGACTATGCCGGCAAGTTCTTCCGCCCGTACCGGGACTACCCGGCGCCGATCTACGCGATACCCGGCAACCACGACTGGTACGAGGACCTCGGCGCGTTCATGCGCGTCTTCTGCGGCGACGCCCCGCCCCTCGGCCCCGAGCCCGCGCCCCGCCCGCTCACCCGGGCCTGGCTGCGGTCGCTGCTGTGGCACCGTCCGCGTCCGCACGACGGCCGACACCTCGCCGCGGCGAGGTGGTCGCGGGCCTCGCAGGCCCAACAGGCCGTCCAGCCGGGGCCGTACTGGGCCATCGACGCCGGGCCGGTGCGGATCATAGGGATCGACACGGGGCTGCTGGGAACCCTCGACGCCGAGCAGGGCGCCTGGCTCCGCGAGGTCTCCCAGGGGCCCCGCCCCAAGATCCTCATCACCGGTGCGCCCCTGTACGTGGACGGCGAGCACCACCCCTGCGCGATCGAGGGCGGCGGCACCGTCGACGACGTGGTCCGCGACCCCGCGCACCACTACGTGGCGGCGATAGGCGGCGACATCCACAACTACCAGCGCTACCGGGTGGGCGACCGCACCCTCCAGTACGTCGTCGCGGGCGGCGGCGGCGCCTTCATGCACGCCACCCACACCATCCCGCACGTCTCCGTCGCGGACGTCACCGAGCGGGACTTCCGCTGCTATCCGCTGCGCGGCGACTCCCTCGCCTTCTACAGCCGGCTCTACGGCCGGAGGCTGCGCCTGCGCCGCTTCTTCACCCTGACCGAGGCCGAGGCGACGGCGGTCATCGCCGAGCGCCTGGGCATCCCGCCGACCCGCACCCCCGGCGCACCGGCCCGGGTCACCCGGCGCACGCGGCTGGTGGCGAGCCTGCTGGGTGCCGGTGGCCGCCCCGACCGCACCTCACGCCTGCGTCTACCGGTCCGCAAGATCTACACACAGCTGTTCTCGCCGAGCTCGGCGACCTACAGCCCGCCGTTCTTCAAGTGCTTCCTGCGCCTGGACGTCACCCCGGAGGCGGTCCGGCTGCGCTGCTACGCCGCGACCGGCAACCGCGCCCAGGAGATCGACCCGCCCGTCGAGGACGAGGTGACGATCCCGCTGACCTGA
- a CDS encoding TauD/TfdA family dioxygenase, giving the protein MTTDRATADHADEGTGIEVRPVAGHIGAEIGGVDLAGDLDDAVVAAIRAAVLRWKVVFFRGQRLDHAGHVAFARRFGEPVVPRRRGSASPRDVPEIETTADRLELGGGFGMEHDEWLRRRRHTLLRGWHCDHGARVDPPAATILRAETVPPYGGDTTWSNLAAAYAGLSAPVRAFVDGLRAEHRLGVGYQSRPGDDAYVRHLLDHQVASLHPLVRVHPETGERILYVNGYYVEQLAGLSRAESTAILEMLLEQATRPEYTVRFRWEPGSVAFWDNRATIHLAPGDNAHLGFPRTMHRVMLAGDVPVGVDGEPSEPIVGTEPGRW; this is encoded by the coding sequence ATGACGACGGACAGGGCCACGGCGGACCACGCGGACGAGGGCACGGGCATCGAGGTGCGCCCGGTCGCCGGACACATCGGCGCCGAGATCGGCGGCGTCGACCTGGCCGGCGACCTGGACGACGCCGTGGTCGCCGCGATCCGGGCGGCGGTGCTGCGGTGGAAGGTGGTGTTCTTCCGGGGACAGCGGCTCGACCACGCCGGGCACGTGGCGTTCGCGCGCCGGTTCGGCGAACCCGTGGTGCCGCGCCGGCGCGGCAGCGCCTCCCCGCGGGACGTCCCCGAGATCGAGACCACCGCCGACCGCCTGGAGCTGGGCGGCGGTTTCGGCATGGAACACGACGAATGGCTGCGGCGCCGGCGGCACACCCTGCTGCGCGGCTGGCACTGCGACCACGGCGCCCGCGTCGACCCGCCGGCCGCGACGATCCTGCGCGCCGAGACCGTGCCGCCGTACGGCGGTGACACCACCTGGTCGAACCTGGCGGCCGCGTACGCCGGACTCTCCGCCCCGGTACGGGCGTTCGTGGACGGGCTCAGGGCCGAGCACCGGCTGGGCGTCGGCTACCAGTCACGGCCCGGCGACGACGCGTACGTCCGGCACCTGCTGGACCATCAGGTCGCCTCGCTGCACCCGCTGGTGCGCGTCCACCCGGAGACGGGCGAACGGATCCTGTACGTCAACGGCTACTACGTCGAGCAGCTCGCCGGTCTCTCGCGGGCCGAGAGCACCGCGATCCTGGAGATGCTGCTGGAGCAGGCGACCCGGCCCGAGTACACGGTCCGCTTCCGCTGGGAGCCGGGCAGCGTGGCCTTCTGGGACAACCGGGCCACCATCCACCTCGCCCCCGGTGACAACGCCCACCTCGGCTTCCCCCGGACCATGCACCGGGTGATGCTCGCCGGTGACGTACCGGTCGGCGTGGACGGCGAGCCGTCGGAGCCGATCGTCGGGACCGAGCCCGGACGCTGGTGA
- a CDS encoding aldo/keto reductase, translated as MISIPTYALNDGTKIPALGLGTWPMDDTEAERAVGAALRTGYRLIDTATNYRNEAGVGRGVAGGGVPREEIVVTTKLPGRHHGYEETLASFEESRARLGLDYVDLYLIHWPLPRVDKYVDSWKAMIRLREEGLVRSIGVSNFTPAHIERLEKETGVLPSVNQIELHPFFPQDELRAFHADKGVLTESWSPLGRGTALLEDAAVAAVAEAHGVTPGQVVLRWHVQLGALPIPKSGDPARQRQNLDVFGFELDPAQMRTVTDRAHRRIGGDPETHEEF; from the coding sequence GTGATCAGTATTCCGACGTACGCGCTCAACGACGGGACGAAGATCCCCGCTCTCGGTCTGGGCACCTGGCCGATGGACGACACGGAGGCGGAGCGGGCGGTGGGCGCCGCCCTGCGGACCGGCTACCGCCTGATCGACACGGCGACGAACTACCGCAACGAGGCGGGTGTCGGCCGTGGCGTGGCCGGCGGTGGAGTGCCCCGCGAGGAGATCGTGGTCACGACCAAGCTCCCCGGCCGGCACCACGGTTACGAGGAGACCCTGGCCTCGTTCGAGGAGTCCCGCGCCCGTCTCGGCCTCGACTACGTGGACCTGTACCTGATCCACTGGCCGCTCCCCCGCGTCGACAAGTACGTCGACTCCTGGAAGGCCATGATCAGGCTGCGCGAGGAGGGTCTCGTCCGCTCGATCGGCGTCTCCAACTTCACGCCCGCGCACATCGAGCGGCTGGAGAAGGAGACCGGGGTCCTGCCCTCCGTCAACCAGATCGAGCTGCACCCCTTCTTCCCGCAGGACGAGCTGCGCGCCTTCCACGCGGACAAGGGCGTCCTGACCGAGAGCTGGAGCCCGCTGGGCCGGGGCACGGCCCTGCTGGAGGACGCCGCCGTCGCCGCCGTCGCCGAGGCCCACGGGGTGACACCCGGCCAGGTCGTCCTGCGCTGGCACGTCCAGCTCGGCGCGCTCCCCATCCCCAAGTCGGGGGATCCCGCGCGGCAGCGCCAGAACCTCGACGTGTTCGGCTTCGAGCTGGACCCCGCCCAGATGCGGACGGTCACGGACCGCGCCCACCGGCGGATCGGCGGCGATCCGGAGACGCACGAGGAGTTCTGA